The following proteins are encoded in a genomic region of Drosophila miranda strain MSH22 chromosome 4, D.miranda_PacBio2.1, whole genome shotgun sequence:
- the LOC108161207 gene encoding ER membrane protein complex subunit 7 homolog, with protein MLKINLIVLILYLNLGFADVVPVENEDAIAAPLYTISGYILPPDRKLGLTLRWLSEITLSINGGQYKGFVRTDGHFLISGVPYGSHVVEVHHPDIYFRPVRVEINSRGKYRAREVSYVDPVTVSQIAYPLRLAPLKLRKYFREREQWRFVDFVLHPMSLVMLAPVLMLLIANHIIKDPETKRELEKMQFPNVPNNMLDLSDMLTSLLSEKQHPAPPPPPPEKPSPKKICSSPATKQNKKKR; from the coding sequence ATGCTTAAAATTAATCTGATTGTATTGATCTTGTATCTGAATCTGGGTTTCGCTGATGTGGTGCCAGTGGAGAATGAAGATGCCATTGCCGCGCCGCTGTACACCATCAGCGGATACATCTTGCCACCGGATCGCAAGTTGGGCCTGACCCTCCGATGGCTGTCGGAGATCACGCTGTCGATCAACGGCGGCCAGTACAAGGGATTCGTGCGCACCGATGGACACTTTCTGATCAGCGGAGTACCGTACGGGAGTCATGTGGTGGAGGTGCACCATCCGGACATCTACTTCCGACCCGTGCGAGTGGAGATCAATTCGCGGGGCAAGTACCGGGCTCGGGAGGTGAGCTATGTGGATCCCGTGACCGTTTCCCAGATTGCCTATCCACTGCGGCTGGCGCCACTGAAGCTTCGCAAATACTTCAGGGAACGCGAACAGTGGCGCTTCGTGGACTTTGTCCTGCATCCCATGAGCCTGGTTATGCTGGCGCCCGTCCTAATGCTCCTGATCGCCAATCACATCATCAAAGATCCCGAAACGAAGCGCGAGCTGGAGAAAATGCAATTTCCAAATGTCCCCAACAATATGCTGGACCTGAGCGACATGCTAACGTCTCTGCTGTCGGAGAAGCAACACCCAgccccaccaccaccccctCCAGAGAAACCATCACCCAAGAAAATCTGCAGCAGTCCAGCGACAAAGCAAAACAAGAAGAAACGTTGA